A genomic region of Trichothermofontia sichuanensis B231 contains the following coding sequences:
- a CDS encoding NAD(P)H dehydrogenase subunit NdhS, translated as MILPGATVRVTNVDDIYYGFQGLVQRISNGQVAVLFEGGNWDHLVTFRPGELEVVDLSPSKK; from the coding sequence ATGATTCTCCCTGGTGCCACGGTGCGCGTGACGAATGTCGATGACATTTACTACGGTTTTCAGGGGCTGGTGCAACGGATCAGTAATGGTCAGGTTGCTGTTCTCTTTGAAGGGGGCAATTGGGATCACCTGGTTACCTTTCGGCCTGGGGAGCTAGAAGTCGTTGATCTAAGTCCGTCGAAAAAGTAA
- the apcB gene encoding allophycocyanin subunit beta produces MRDAVTSLIASYDIAGRYLDRNAIDTLKDYFQSGEARVQAAAVINANAAAIVKQAGSQLFDEVPELIRPGGYAYTTRRYAACLRDMDYYLRYASYALVAGNMDVLDERVLQGLRETYNSLGVPVGPTVQGILIMKEIVKEKVAAAGITDTGFVEQPFDYMARELGEKDV; encoded by the coding sequence ATGCGGGATGCCGTCACAAGTCTAATTGCCAGCTATGACATTGCCGGTCGTTATCTAGACCGGAATGCCATTGACACCCTCAAGGACTACTTCCAAAGTGGTGAAGCGCGGGTGCAAGCGGCAGCGGTGATCAATGCCAATGCGGCTGCGATTGTCAAGCAAGCCGGGTCACAGTTGTTTGATGAGGTGCCCGAACTGATCCGTCCGGGTGGCTACGCCTATACGACCCGGCGATATGCAGCCTGTTTGCGGGATATGGACTATTACCTGCGCTATGCCAGCTATGCCCTAGTGGCAGGTAATATGGACGTCCTTGATGAGCGGGTGCTCCAGGGGCTGCGGGAAACCTATAACTCCTTGGGGGTGCCAGTAGGTCCCACCGTGCAGGGGATTCTGATAATGAAGGAAATCGTCAAGGAAAAGGTGGCAGCGGCTGGCATTACTGATACGGGTTTTGTGGAGCAGCCGTTCGACTATATGGCCCGTGAATTGGGCGAGAAGGATGTGTAA
- the glnA gene encoding type I glutamate--ammonia ligase: MAASPQDVLNLIREKDIQMIDLKFIDLPGIWQHLTVHSSQINESSFTEGVPFDGSSIRGWKAINESDMSMVLDPSTAWMDPFTAEPTLSIICSILEPRTGQPYSRCPRVIAKKAVDYLKSTGIGDTAYFGPEAEFFVFEDVRFDQTENKGYYYVDSVEGRWNSGRMEEGGNLGYKPRYKEGYFPVPPTDTMQDLRTEMLLTMAKCGVPIEKHHHEVATGGQNELGFRFAELVQAADYLMTYKYCIKNVARKHGKTVTFMPKPLFNDNGSGMHTHQSIWKDGQPLFAGDKYAGLSQLALWYIGGILKHAPALLAFTNPTTNSYKRLVPGFEAPVNLAYSQGNRSASIRIPLSGNNPKAKRLEFRCPDATSNPYLAFAAMLCAGIDGIKNQIDPGEPLDVDIYDLSPEELAKIPSTPGSLLDALKALETDHDFLTAGGVFTEDLITTWIEYKLDNEVNPMRLRPHPYEFALYYDC; this comes from the coding sequence ATGGCAGCGTCCCCCCAGGATGTCTTGAATCTCATCCGTGAGAAAGACATCCAGATGATCGATCTCAAATTTATTGATCTTCCTGGCATCTGGCAACATTTGACAGTGCATTCCAGCCAGATCAATGAGAGTAGTTTCACGGAAGGGGTCCCCTTCGATGGCTCCAGCATTCGGGGTTGGAAGGCGATTAATGAATCGGACATGTCAATGGTGCTGGATCCCAGCACGGCCTGGATGGACCCGTTCACGGCAGAACCCACCCTGAGTATCATCTGTAGCATTCTCGAACCCCGGACAGGCCAACCCTATAGCCGTTGTCCGCGTGTGATTGCCAAGAAGGCGGTTGACTACCTCAAGTCTACGGGCATTGGTGATACGGCGTATTTTGGTCCCGAAGCTGAATTTTTTGTGTTTGAAGATGTCCGCTTCGATCAAACGGAGAACAAGGGCTACTACTACGTCGATAGTGTTGAAGGGCGCTGGAACTCTGGTCGCATGGAGGAAGGGGGCAACCTGGGGTATAAGCCGCGCTACAAGGAAGGCTATTTCCCTGTCCCGCCCACGGACACGATGCAAGACTTGCGCACTGAGATGCTCTTGACGATGGCCAAGTGTGGGGTGCCGATCGAAAAGCATCACCACGAGGTGGCAACGGGTGGTCAGAATGAATTGGGGTTCCGGTTTGCCGAATTGGTGCAGGCGGCTGACTACTTGATGACCTACAAATATTGCATCAAGAACGTGGCCCGCAAGCACGGCAAGACCGTTACCTTCATGCCGAAGCCACTGTTTAACGACAATGGTTCCGGGATGCATACCCACCAGTCGATTTGGAAAGACGGTCAACCCCTATTTGCGGGTGACAAGTATGCGGGTCTGAGCCAGTTGGCACTTTGGTACATTGGCGGCATTCTCAAGCACGCGCCTGCCCTGTTGGCCTTCACGAACCCAACGACTAACTCCTACAAGCGGCTGGTCCCTGGCTTTGAAGCGCCGGTAAACCTGGCTTATTCCCAGGGGAATCGATCGGCGTCGATCCGGATTCCCCTGTCGGGGAACAATCCCAAAGCCAAGCGCCTAGAGTTCCGCTGCCCTGATGCCACCAGCAACCCCTACTTGGCGTTTGCTGCCATGCTCTGTGCCGGGATTGATGGCATTAAGAACCAGATTGATCCCGGTGAGCCGCTGGATGTGGACATCTATGATCTCAGCCCGGAAGAGTTGGCTAAGATTCCTTCAACACCGGGTTCTCTACTAGATGCGCTGAAGGCTCTGGAAACGGACCACGACTTCCTGACAGCCGGCGGGGTCTTCACTGAAGATCTGATCACGACTTGGATTGAGTACAAGCTCGACAATGAGGTGAATCCCATGCGTTTGCGGCCTCACCCCTACGAGTTTGCGCTCTACTACGACTGCTAA